The following nucleotide sequence is from Rhea pennata isolate bPtePen1 unplaced genomic scaffold, bPtePen1.pri scaffold_26, whole genome shotgun sequence.
TGGGGACAGGTGATACATGTTTTTGGAGGGGCAGAGTactaagaaatagaaagtttggCCCAGAGAATTCTGTCCTAACTTGTCTATGTCTTGTCTTTTTGGACGATCCCCCATGCCTAGGGGgagcaaatgtccaacagcagctccttcaacaGGTTCCTCCTCCAGGCATTTGCCAACacgcgggagctgcagctcctgcactttgCGTTCTTcttgggcatctacctggctgccttcctgggcaatggcctcatcatcacaaCCATAGCCTGCAACCACCGCCTCCACACCCCTgtgtacttcttcctcctcaacctctccatccttgaccttggcaccatctccaccactgtccccaaatccatggccaattccctgtgggacaccagagccatttcctactcaggatgtgctgcccagctcttttttcttgtccttttcatttttgctgagtattttcttctcactgccatggcctatgaccgctatattgccatctgcagacccTTGCACTATGGGACcctcatgggcagcagagcttgtgtcaaaatggcagcagctgcctgggccagtggttttctctgtgctgtcctgcacactgctaacacattttcaataccactctgccaaggcaacatcctagagcagttcttctgtgaaattgcccagatcctcaagctctcctgctcagacacCAGCCTCAGGGAAGTCAGGCTTATTGTGGTTAGTGCCTGTTTAGtctctgggtgttttgttttcactgtgctgtcctatgtggagatcttcactgctgtgctgaggatcccatCTGAGCAGGGCCaacacaaagccttttccatgtgcctccctcacctggctgtggtctccctcTTTGTCAGCACTATTACGTTTGCCCATCTGAAGCcgccctccatctcctccccatctctggaTCTGGTGATGGCAGTTCTGTACTCTGTTGTGCCTCCAACAGTAAACCCGCTcttctacagcatgaggaacaaggagctgcaagatgcagtgaggaagcgGATCAGGTGGGTACAATGTCGGGAGCAGTAACTGCCCTATGTGCACCTCTTCCCCATTTCCAGCGTATTTGGCATCAAAGCAAtgtgttattcatttttttattatttacactcctgcaaaaaaaaaaaaaaaaagaaaagaaaagaaaagaaaaaaagtaagaaagaaaagtgctacTTGTCCTCTGGAATCTCTCATTTGAATCTGACCCAGCAActgtgctgaaggaggaagccaggcttcccccttcatcagcagggaggagggaaccTCAAAGGCATACTAGTCTGAGCTCCCTCGGATGCCCCAGTGCAACGAGGAGAGTTTCCCACTGCAGTGTCTCTTTCAGCAGTGATACCAAAGGAGCTCGGGGGGAAGAGTCAGGCTTGCGCAAGTACAGATGGGTTGACAGCATGGGTCCCATGTGCATTAGGAGAGCTCAACTCCCCTGGCCACAGTCAGAGTGTGATCTCACATGCCTCTTCTGCAAGGGTGGCAGGCAGCTATCACAGTGGGCCAGTCCCTTCCCTCTACAGGgctgcagtgcacagagcagaagtggaGGAGCGTCTGGATGCAGCCTGTGGGGTCAGACACTATGCTCTGCAGGACCATTCTCCCTCTACCACAGCAAGtatttcctccctgcagctgtcacATGGGGGCTACAGCTTTTCTGGAAACACATCTGCCCAAcaacagcaggattttctctgtTCGGAGCTGTTCTCCTCATTGCCACaatgtgctgctgtgctctagtGTGTATATACGACCTAAGAGCTCTCCTAATGTGGTGGTGGTACGGTTATGCTTCCCCGTGCATTCCTGTGAGCACAGGCAGGACGAGGCAATGGGCACCTTTATGTCAGACCTGGGGTCCCAAATAACGTTTtgtaataaaaggggatctcctccgtgctgtgccgtgagtcttgcctttcttcagaaaggagagtAAAAAACACACCCAAGGGTTGCAGCACAAAAGGGCCTGCTGTCCTGCTTGTGAACTCCATGGGCCCAGAAGGATGAGCTCAGAGTCCCAGTGTGATCCACCAGGGACCGAGGGCTGGATTTGGGGCTCCTTTCGTGGTGACCAGTGCAAGCAGAGATGGTGAGTGGTCTCTGCGTTGCCTGTCTGGGGCTGTTCACAGATGCCAtccttctggaaaggaagctgtCCACCAGGAGAGCTCGGGGGATCTCTAGGAAGAGTGTGTGCCTCAGGGGTGGGCAGGGAGTGGAGCCTCACAAAGTGAGGGATGTTTCATGGTGGAGTCACATAAAGCCCTATACCCAGGTATGCATAGGAAAGGAGGGCTCTGCAAtccctgcagaagcagtggGGACCTGGGACACCTAGGGAAAGGGGGCTGGAGAGTGATCCATGCACTCTCATGTAACACCACAGGCCAGAGCTAgggcacacaaaaacacatctgctgCCATTGCAAACACCCTGGGATCACTCTCAGCACATCCATGAGCACAAACACGTGCTAGCAGTGTCGGTGGTGTTGAGCCATGTCTGTCTGGTTCTCCTTCCTACCCCAACCAGCACAGCCAGTGAGGAGTCAGGGGTCACCCCACGGCGCTGTAATCCCACCATCTGATAGCACTGCAGTGTAGCAGTAGTGCAAGACCctgtgaggagcagaggggaggggtgCATGAACTGCTGTGCAGGTCAGCACAGACCCACTCACCTGGGGAAAGActctctggggagcagggacaTCCCAGGAGACAAgcaggacagagctcagagagagaaaatgagtgcaAGAAACAAGTTTGAGCACCATCTCAGATCAGAGTGCgctctgcctggggcagcaggagctacCGGAGGTACTACAGGGTCAGGGCTCTGGTGCTGTCCTGGGCAGCAGGCTGGGCAGTGAAGGAGCTGCAAGCCACTCAGTGAGTAGAAAAGTACAATACCTTACCAAATGTGAAGGTTTAATGGCTCTGAAATGCATGAAGGTATGCAATAGCAGCACAGTGGGATGGTGTGAGATGCCATACCACTAATGAGAAACTGCAATGAGAGGTGtgtgctgttttgcataaatgGTAGTGTGTGGTGGATAGGAgttagagagagacagagaggtcCCAAGTGCTGatggccctgggctgcagtggtGCTGTGAGCTGTGAGCACTGGGACTCTGGTGCACAGGGGACCCCTGTCCCCCTGCCTGGCCCTGAGTAGAGGGGCCCAGGAGTGTTTTGGTCACCTGCGGGGAAAAGGCCACCTCTAGGACCTGTTTGTGGCACCTgtgtctgcaaaggcagcaggagcagcccctgcagccccatccctgggagcaggtgtgaggctggagctggcacagtgGCTATGTGCTGTGAGCCTGCTTGGGGAAGCAAGCCCAGAGAGAAACCACTGTCTTCCTGgcttgggtgctgctgcagggagagcatgGTGCAGACTGCTGAGGTCTCGTGGGCTGTGGTTTGTGCacttacagaaaaagctttgatcTCTTGATGAGCCCCAGCGAGGGAATAACGGGCTGTTTCtgggaacagctttttttcctggtgttaatttttccttcctaagctGTGATTTGTATTCCCTACTTTCCCCATTgctactttttccttcctcactttTGTCCTCCCCCTCACCCTGCCACTTACGCATCCATCCTCCACTCATTTACTGATTTCAGCCTTCCCAGTCACAGGAAAGCATGAGGCCATATgactgctggcagctctcctctccctgccaagctgccccagcacagcttACCTCTCCCCCGCGGCAGTCACCATCAGGCCGGGAGACAAAGCCAGACACGTCTGCCCAGAGTCTGGTGCCTCTCTCGAGGAGGCAGACGATAACCCCCgcagccccagtgctgcccagagctggctctgcttcGCAGGAGGGTTTCAGCCCTGGGTCCCGGGAGGGGCAGttctcctctgccctggcagccaagccacagcccagcagtggGGTTGTGTGAGCCCCCTCCATCCCCTAGCATGGGCAGGGCAAagttgggctccctgctgggaacagccagagctctgcagcactgcaaacagcaggatCTTGGCCTcgaggagaggagggag
It contains:
- the LOC134154367 gene encoding olfactory receptor 14C36-like — translated: MVKVWEETADFNISSSHPSAHQITEWGEQMSNSSSFNRFLLQAFANTRELQLLHFAFFLGIYLAAFLGNGLIITTIACNHRLHTPVYFFLLNLSILDLGTISTTVPKSMANSLWDTRAISYSGCAAQLFFLVLFIFAEYFLLTAMAYDRYIAICRPLHYGTLMGSRACVKMAAAAWASGFLCAVLHTANTFSIPLCQGNILEQFFCEIAQILKLSCSDTSLREVRLIVVSACLVSGCFVFTVLSYVEIFTAVLRIPSEQGQHKAFSMCLPHLAVVSLFVSTITFAHLKPPSISSPSLDLVMAVLYSVVPPTVNPLFYSMRNKELQDAVRKRIRWVQCREQ